The genomic window CTGTATGTATTGTTCCACATTTGTTCCACAATTGTTGCAACCAGTTGCACAGGCAGagcaaaaatgaaattaatttagtaaataatatttctataggCCGTTCgctaatatatattcaaattttacatatatattaagtACATATTACGTGATAATACCATTCTACTATGCAAATCATTTTACCCCGTGTTCTGATTCAGAGTACTAAAATGGCTTCTGGAGGAGTACCTGTTGACGCCGACAGGAAAGAAGCGTACTATATCCGGCTGCATTTACTCATTGTTAAGGAGGGTACAGCTATTTTAAAGGCAAGATTCGACAGTTTGGTACCTCCAAATAATCTACATATGAAGCTTCAAGAACGGAAAGTATTAAACACAATGAATTATGGAAAGAACAACAACCTCATCAGCAGATCACAGTACAATCTACTCTATCCGCCTGGCCGACCACCAAGTTCAGGAAACTTCGATGTTTCTTTGCTTGTCTAT from Mercenaria mercenaria strain notata unplaced genomic scaffold, MADL_Memer_1 contig_1987, whole genome shotgun sequence includes these protein-coding regions:
- the LOC128552055 gene encoding uncharacterized protein LOC128552055, with protein sequence MASGGVPVDADRKEAYYIRLHLLIVKEGTAILKARFDSLVPPNNLHMKLQERKVLNTMNYGKNNNLISRSQYNLLYPPGRPPSSGNFDVSLLVYLLRYICGLKSKSNWWSITDNSKIADTVHDEEADIVRIRNLRNQIEHKQVPSLEQEEFDTMWDLAEQ